From Mycobacterium lacus, one genomic window encodes:
- a CDS encoding TetR/AcrR family transcriptional regulator produces the protein MTQAAASTQGTDTRDLIVESAYACFRKHGLQKTTIVDIARAANVSRSTIYEYFRDKGAILEACAEHASERFYRELSKAMDRGSSLEEKLSRAAVFVTQARRAIASEKFFDEEAISLLLTKDAGVLLRECVVFFAPYLSAARLTGEVRNDLDVEAAGEWFARILFSLFSTPSSTLNMDDPVVVAEFVRAHVVRGFAGERPRPRRGGQG, from the coding sequence ATGACCCAGGCGGCTGCATCAACCCAGGGGACGGACACCCGCGACCTCATCGTCGAGTCCGCGTATGCGTGTTTCCGCAAACACGGACTGCAGAAGACGACGATCGTCGACATCGCCCGGGCGGCCAACGTGTCCCGGAGCACGATCTATGAGTACTTCCGGGACAAGGGCGCCATTCTCGAAGCCTGCGCCGAGCACGCTTCCGAGCGGTTCTACCGCGAGCTGTCCAAGGCCATGGACCGGGGCAGCTCACTGGAGGAAAAGCTAAGCAGGGCAGCGGTATTCGTGACCCAGGCACGACGGGCGATCGCCTCCGAAAAGTTCTTCGACGAAGAGGCGATCAGTCTGCTGCTCACCAAAGACGCCGGCGTGCTGTTGCGCGAATGCGTTGTCTTCTTCGCGCCCTATCTTTCCGCGGCCCGGCTCACCGGCGAGGTGCGCAATGATCTTGATGTCGAGGCCGCCGGCGAGTGGTTCGCGCGGATCTTGTTCTCGCTGTTCAGCACTCCGTCGTCGACCCTGAATATGGACGATCCCGTTGTCGTCGCCGAATTCGTGCGCGCGCACGTGGTGCGCGGGTTCGCCGGCGAGCGCCCGCGGCCGAGGCGGGGGGGCCAGGGTTGA
- a CDS encoding cytochrome P450, which translates to MHSPDFYTGNPYPVYRELRATAPVCRNDVTNFWALLKYEDIRFVSSNPAMFSSAKGITIPDPALANPVQHGSLIFTDPPRHRQLRKLINSGFTRRRVAILEPKIREIVCGILDGIDPDSTHEFAEEIAAPLPTRIIAELLGAPPDDWEQFRAWSDATTGTADPEIELDTFAAIGQLHKYFRGLIADRRAQARDDMLSILVSAEIDGHRLTDEELVNFALLLLVAGNETTRNLIALGTQALIEHPDQLRLLVDDHALIPGAVEEMLRWNSPVVHMARTATTDVDIRGQLIRDGDVVVMLYGSANRDEDIFGGDSEEFKVTRHPNPHIAFGCGEHSCLGAQLARLEACLLFDELLRRFPRLELVGAVDRMRATMVPGVKRMPVRLRS; encoded by the coding sequence CTGCATTCCCCCGATTTCTATACCGGTAACCCTTACCCGGTGTACCGGGAGCTGCGCGCGACGGCGCCGGTGTGCCGCAACGACGTCACCAACTTCTGGGCGCTGCTGAAGTACGAAGACATTCGCTTCGTGTCCAGCAACCCGGCCATGTTCTCCTCGGCCAAGGGCATCACCATTCCCGACCCGGCGCTGGCCAACCCGGTGCAACACGGCAGCCTCATCTTCACCGACCCACCGCGGCACCGGCAGCTGCGCAAGCTCATCAACTCGGGATTCACCCGCCGACGGGTGGCCATCCTGGAGCCGAAAATCCGCGAGATCGTGTGCGGGATCCTCGACGGCATCGACCCCGATTCCACGCACGAATTCGCCGAAGAGATCGCCGCTCCCCTGCCCACCCGCATCATCGCCGAGCTGCTCGGCGCCCCGCCCGACGACTGGGAGCAATTCCGGGCCTGGTCGGACGCGACCACCGGAACCGCCGACCCCGAAATCGAACTCGATACCTTCGCGGCGATCGGCCAGCTGCACAAGTACTTCCGAGGGCTGATCGCCGATCGGCGGGCGCAAGCGCGTGACGACATGCTGTCGATCCTGGTCAGCGCCGAGATCGACGGTCACCGGCTCACCGACGAGGAATTGGTCAACTTCGCCTTGCTGCTGCTGGTGGCGGGCAATGAGACCACCCGCAATCTGATCGCCCTGGGCACCCAGGCGCTGATCGAACACCCCGACCAGCTCCGCCTGCTGGTCGACGATCATGCCCTGATCCCCGGCGCCGTCGAGGAGATGTTGCGGTGGAACAGCCCGGTGGTCCACATGGCCCGCACCGCGACGACCGACGTCGACATTCGCGGTCAGCTGATCCGCGACGGTGACGTGGTGGTGATGCTCTACGGGTCGGCCAACCGAGACGAGGACATATTCGGTGGCGACTCTGAGGAATTCAAGGTCACCCGGCATCCCAACCCGCACATCGCATTCGGCTGCGGCGAGCATTCGTGCCTGGGCGCACAATTGGCGCGTCTGGAGGCATGCCTGCTGTTCGATGAGTTGTTACGTCGATTTCCGCGACTCGAGCTGGTCGGCGCGGTGGACCGAATGCGGGCCACCATGGTGCCCGGGGTCAAGCGGATGCCGGTGCGGCTAAGGTCCTGA
- the stf0 gene encoding trehalose 2-sulfotransferase translates to MADTPSSYLVLASQRSGSTLLVESLRATGVAGEPQEFFQYLPTTSQAPQPREWFAGVKDESILRLLDPLDEGKPDLAPAEIWRDYIRTVGRTPNGVWGGKLMWNQTPLLMNRAKDLSNRSGDGLRAAIRDVVGEDPVLIYVYRPDVVSQAVSFWRAVQTRVWRGRPDPVRDARAVYHTGAIAHIVTMLRAQEEGWRTWFAKEDVKPMEIAYPVLWRNLTQLVAAILEALGLDPRLAPAPVLERQADQRSDEWVDRYRADAEREGLPT, encoded by the coding sequence GTGGCAGATACCCCGTCGTCATACCTGGTGCTGGCCTCCCAGCGCAGCGGCAGCACGCTGCTGGTCGAATCGCTGCGCGCCACCGGCGTGGCCGGCGAGCCTCAGGAGTTCTTCCAGTACCTGCCAACCACGAGCCAGGCCCCGCAGCCGCGGGAGTGGTTCGCCGGTGTGAAGGACGAATCGATCCTGCGCCTGCTTGATCCGTTGGACGAGGGCAAGCCGGACCTCGCGCCGGCCGAGATCTGGCGCGACTACATCCGCACGGTCGGCAGGACACCCAACGGCGTGTGGGGCGGCAAGCTGATGTGGAATCAGACGCCGCTGCTCATGAACCGCGCGAAAGACCTGTCGAACCGATCCGGCGACGGCCTGCGCGCAGCGATCCGCGACGTGGTCGGCGAGGATCCGGTGCTCATTTACGTCTACCGGCCCGACGTCGTGTCGCAGGCGGTGTCGTTTTGGCGCGCGGTGCAGACGCGGGTCTGGCGGGGCAGGCCCGATCCGGTCCGCGATGCGCGCGCCGTGTATCACACCGGGGCGATCGCTCATATCGTCACCATGCTGCGTGCCCAGGAGGAGGGCTGGCGAACGTGGTTTGCCAAGGAAGACGTGAAACCGATGGAGATTGCGTATCCGGTGTTGTGGCGCAATCTGACTCAGCTGGTGGCCGCCATCCTTGAAGCACTCGGACTCGACCCGCGGCTGGCGCCCGCGCCGGTGCTCGAGCGGCAGGCCGATCAGCGATCCGACGAGTGGGTGGACCGCTACCGCGCCGACGCCGAAAGAGAGGGACTGCCAACATGA
- a CDS encoding proline dehydrogenase family protein, which yields MSGMFAHTVRPVLLAAGRADQLRRTVERSSLTRRVVRRFVPGETIESALDIVAALRDSGRFVSIDYLGENVTDANDADATVRTYLQLLDALGRRAETAREGVRPLEVSLKLSALGQALERDGQKIALDNARSICARAEQVGAWVTVDAEDHTTTDSTLSISGDLRVDFPWLGTVLQAHLRRTRSDCEELAAVGARVRLCKGAYEEPKSVAYRRRGEVTDAYLRCLAVLMAGRGYPMVASHDPVVIAAVPFIASESGRGDGDFEYQMLYGIRDDEQRRLAGAGDHVRVYVPFGTQWYGYFMRRLAERPANLTFFVRALAHRGH from the coding sequence ATGTCCGGAATGTTCGCCCATACCGTGCGCCCGGTGTTGCTGGCGGCCGGCCGGGCCGACCAGCTGCGCCGCACCGTCGAACGCTCATCGCTCACCCGCCGCGTGGTGCGCCGATTCGTGCCGGGGGAGACGATCGAGAGCGCGCTGGACATCGTTGCCGCGCTTCGGGATTCCGGTCGCTTCGTCAGCATCGACTACCTGGGGGAAAATGTTACCGACGCAAACGACGCCGACGCCACTGTGCGGACGTACCTGCAGCTGCTCGACGCGCTGGGCCGGCGTGCCGAGACGGCTCGCGAGGGCGTACGGCCGCTTGAGGTGTCCCTCAAGCTTTCGGCGCTCGGACAGGCGCTCGAGCGGGACGGGCAAAAGATCGCACTGGACAACGCCCGCAGCATCTGCGCGCGGGCCGAGCAGGTGGGCGCCTGGGTCACGGTGGACGCCGAAGACCACACCACCACCGATTCGACCTTGTCGATCTCCGGTGACCTTCGCGTCGACTTCCCCTGGCTAGGCACGGTTTTGCAGGCCCACTTGAGGCGCACGCGAAGCGATTGCGAAGAGCTGGCCGCCGTGGGCGCGCGGGTTCGCTTGTGCAAGGGCGCCTACGAGGAACCTAAGTCGGTGGCCTACCGACGCCGCGGCGAGGTCACCGACGCGTACCTGCGGTGCCTCGCCGTGCTGATGGCGGGCCGTGGCTATCCGATGGTGGCCTCGCACGACCCGGTGGTGATCGCGGCGGTTCCGTTCATCGCCAGCGAATCAGGCCGTGGCGACGGCGATTTCGAATACCAGATGCTCTACGGCATCCGCGACGACGAGCAGCGGCGGCTGGCCGGCGCGGGCGACCACGTGCGGGTATACGTGCCGTTCGGCACCCAGTGGTACGGCTACTTCATGCGGCGGCTGGCCGAACGCCCGGCCAACCTGACGTTCTTTGTGCGGGCGCTGGCCCACCGAGGGCACTGA
- a CDS encoding aldehyde dehydrogenase family protein: MAGFVGLVGDYQLYIDGRWVEPRDGRYDDISPATEETIATAPDASVGQVGEAIAAARRAFDDGPWGTMSPQERAGCLSQLGEALRERADEFFALSQVEWGCVANERVMQIDSSAYMSARAAQLAATLTDEPFAGMGAGTTVLRHEPLGVVSILTPWNFPHCLNVMKVTNALAAGNTVVLKPSPLTPLAGLALARIIDAHTDIPPGVVNVVTPSTVEAAKLLTTDPRIDMVSFTGSSAVGCEVMSAAGHTMKRILLECGGKSASIVLDDAQVTDDMLRQVLFDCCSLHAGQACILHSRLLLPDSKHDEVVDRLGALARAVKVGDPADPDAQMGPLISAAQLARVAAHVAGALNDGAKLVTGGGRPAGLDVGFYFEPTILTGVDPDSTIAQEEVFGPVLTVLRYRDDDDAIAIANNSRYGLSGAVWGADVDRAVGVARRIRTGQIAVNGCGPGDAPFGGFKLSGFGREGGGIAGLHQYMEPKAIGMPA, translated from the coding sequence ATGGCGGGGTTTGTTGGGCTTGTCGGCGATTACCAGCTCTACATCGACGGGCGGTGGGTCGAGCCGAGGGACGGCCGCTACGACGACATCTCACCGGCCACCGAGGAGACCATCGCCACCGCGCCCGACGCGAGCGTCGGCCAGGTCGGCGAGGCGATCGCGGCCGCGCGGCGGGCCTTTGATGACGGGCCATGGGGCACCATGTCTCCGCAAGAGCGAGCCGGCTGCCTGAGTCAGCTCGGCGAGGCGTTGCGCGAGCGCGCGGACGAGTTCTTCGCACTGTCGCAGGTGGAGTGGGGCTGCGTTGCGAACGAGCGGGTGATGCAAATCGACAGCTCCGCATACATGTCCGCGCGCGCGGCCCAGCTCGCCGCGACGTTGACCGACGAGCCGTTCGCCGGGATGGGTGCCGGCACGACGGTGCTGCGCCACGAACCGCTCGGCGTCGTGTCGATCCTGACGCCGTGGAACTTCCCGCACTGTCTGAACGTCATGAAGGTGACCAACGCGCTGGCCGCGGGCAACACCGTTGTGCTCAAGCCCTCGCCGCTGACGCCGCTCGCCGGGCTTGCGCTCGCCCGGATCATTGACGCGCACACCGACATCCCGCCCGGCGTGGTCAACGTCGTCACGCCGTCGACCGTCGAGGCCGCCAAGCTGCTCACCACCGATCCGCGCATCGACATGGTCAGCTTCACCGGCAGCTCGGCCGTCGGCTGCGAGGTCATGTCCGCCGCCGGCCACACCATGAAGCGGATCCTGCTGGAATGCGGCGGGAAGTCGGCAAGCATCGTCCTCGACGACGCGCAAGTGACCGACGACATGCTGCGGCAGGTGCTGTTCGATTGCTGCTCACTGCACGCCGGGCAGGCCTGCATCCTGCACAGCCGGCTGCTGCTGCCCGATTCCAAGCACGACGAGGTCGTCGACCGGCTCGGCGCGCTGGCCCGTGCCGTGAAGGTCGGCGACCCCGCCGATCCGGACGCGCAAATGGGGCCGCTGATCAGCGCGGCGCAGCTAGCGCGTGTTGCGGCGCACGTCGCGGGCGCGCTCAATGATGGAGCGAAGCTGGTGACCGGTGGTGGTCGCCCGGCCGGCTTGGATGTCGGCTTCTACTTCGAACCGACGATTCTCACCGGCGTCGACCCGGATTCGACGATCGCCCAGGAGGAGGTGTTCGGGCCGGTGTTGACGGTGTTGCGCTACCGTGACGACGACGACGCGATAGCCATCGCGAACAACTCCCGGTACGGACTCTCCGGCGCCGTGTGGGGCGCCGACGTGGACCGCGCCGTCGGCGTCGCCCGGCGCATCCGTACCGGCCAGATCGCGGTCAACGGCTGCGGTCCCGGTGACGCGCCGTTCGGCGGCTTCAAGCTGAGCGGGTTCGGTCGGGAGGGCGGTGGGATCGCCGGCCTGCACCAGTACATGGAGCCGAAGGCCATCGGGATGCCCGCATGA
- a CDS encoding PucR family transcriptional regulator, with translation MRVAGVGLGQLLLALDATMVSLVDAPRGLDLPVASAALIDSDDVRLGLATAAGSADVFFLLGLTDDEALRWLDGRAPVAIFVKEPSDALVAKAVAAGSAVVAVEPRARWERLYRLVNHVFEHHGDRADPTDDSGTDLFGLAQSLADRIHGMVSIEDAQSHVLAYSASNDEADELRRLSILGRAGPPEHLEWISQWGIFDALRASDEVVRVAERPELGLRPRLAIGIHQPPVGARRPPVFSGAIWVQQGSQPLADDAEKMLRGAAVLAARIMSRLAARPSTHTRHVQQLLGLADGDPVDLAVIARDLGLVADGNAALIGFDGADRQARLADVLALSASSFRRDAQVASNGSRTYVLLPQTTASRPVTSWARGTIGALRTELGLQLRAVIAAPVAGLAEVAAARTEVDRVLDSAERHPVSIGEVTSLAEARTTVLLDEIVTLVGADARLVDPRIRDLRAQDPVLAETLRVYLDSFGDIGAAARRLHVHPNTVRYRVRRIEKLLSASLADPDVRLLFSLGLRVTEGSA, from the coding sequence ATGCGAGTAGCTGGCGTCGGGCTGGGCCAGCTGCTGCTCGCCCTGGACGCGACGATGGTCAGCCTGGTCGATGCCCCCCGGGGCCTGGACCTTCCGGTGGCATCGGCAGCGCTGATCGATTCCGACGACGTGCGGCTGGGACTGGCAACCGCGGCCGGCTCGGCGGATGTCTTCTTCCTGCTGGGCCTCACCGACGACGAGGCGCTGCGCTGGCTGGACGGGCGGGCGCCGGTGGCGATCTTCGTCAAGGAGCCATCGGACGCGCTGGTGGCCAAGGCGGTCGCGGCCGGATCGGCGGTCGTGGCCGTGGAGCCGCGGGCCCGCTGGGAGCGGCTCTATCGGTTGGTCAACCACGTCTTCGAGCATCACGGGGACCGCGCCGACCCGACAGATGACTCGGGCACCGATCTGTTCGGGCTGGCGCAATCCCTGGCCGACCGCATTCACGGCATGGTCAGCATCGAAGACGCCCAGTCGCATGTGCTCGCCTATTCGGCGTCCAACGACGAGGCCGACGAACTGCGGCGGTTGTCCATCCTGGGCCGCGCCGGTCCGCCCGAGCATCTGGAGTGGATCAGCCAGTGGGGCATCTTCGATGCGCTGCGGGCCAGCGACGAGGTGGTGCGCGTCGCCGAGCGCCCAGAGCTGGGTCTGCGTCCGCGGCTGGCGATCGGGATTCATCAGCCGCCGGTGGGGGCGCGGCGGCCGCCGGTGTTTTCCGGCGCCATCTGGGTGCAGCAAGGCTCCCAGCCGCTGGCCGACGACGCCGAGAAGATGTTGCGCGGCGCCGCGGTGCTGGCCGCCCGGATCATGTCGCGGCTGGCCGCCCGGCCGTCCACCCATACACGCCACGTGCAGCAGCTGCTGGGCCTGGCCGACGGCGACCCCGTGGACTTGGCGGTCATCGCACGGGATCTCGGCCTGGTCGCCGACGGGAACGCCGCGCTGATCGGGTTTGACGGTGCCGACCGTCAGGCACGGCTGGCGGATGTTTTGGCGTTGAGCGCCAGCTCTTTTCGCCGGGATGCTCAGGTTGCGTCGAACGGCTCGCGGACTTATGTGCTGCTGCCGCAGACCACTGCCAGCCGGCCGGTCACCTCGTGGGCCCGCGGCACGATCGGCGCGCTGCGCACCGAGCTGGGCCTGCAGCTGCGGGCCGTCATCGCCGCGCCCGTCGCGGGGCTGGCGGAGGTCGCCGCGGCACGCACCGAGGTCGACCGCGTGCTCGATAGCGCTGAGCGCCATCCGGTTTCGATCGGAGAGGTGACGTCGCTGGCCGAGGCGCGTACCACCGTCCTGCTCGACGAGATCGTCACGCTCGTCGGCGCCGATGCCCGGCTCGTCGACCCGCGGATACGTGACCTGCGCGCGCAGGATCCGGTGCTGGCCGAGACGCTGCGGGTGTACCTGGACAGCTTCGGCGACATCGGCGCCGCGGCCCGGCGGCTGCACGTGCACCCCAACACCGTGCGCTACCGGGTGCGGCGGATCGAGAAACTGCTGTCGGCGTCATTGGCCGATCCCGATGTGCGGCTGCTGTTTTCGTTGGGGCTGCGGGTGACCGAGGGTTCCGCGTAG
- a CDS encoding alpha/beta fold hydrolase — protein sequence MVVAIARPKLEGNIAVGEDRQIGFAEFGAPQGRAVFWLHGTPGARRQIPTEARVYAEHHNIRLIGVDRPGIGSSTPHQYETISAFADDLRTIADTLGIGKMAVVGLSGGGPYTLACAAGLPDRVVAAGVLGGVAPTRGVDAISGGLMSLGVWVAPLLRVGGSPLRLAASLLIRAARPIASPALDVYGLLSPEADRHLLARPELKAMFLDDLLNGSRKQLAAPFNDVTLFARDWGFRLEEVKVPVRWWHGDHDHIIPFSHGEHVVSRLPDAELFHLPGESHLAGLGRGEEILATLMKIWDEED from the coding sequence ATGGTCGTCGCTATTGCCCGTCCGAAACTCGAGGGAAACATCGCCGTCGGCGAGGACCGACAGATCGGCTTCGCCGAGTTCGGCGCCCCCCAGGGGCGCGCGGTCTTCTGGCTGCATGGCACCCCGGGTGCCCGCCGTCAGATCCCGACCGAAGCCCGCGTCTACGCCGAACACCACAACATCCGTCTGATCGGCGTCGACCGGCCCGGAATCGGCTCGTCGACACCACATCAGTACGAGACCATCTCCGCCTTCGCTGACGACCTGCGGACCATCGCGGACACACTCGGAATAGGCAAGATGGCCGTCGTGGGGCTGTCCGGCGGCGGTCCGTACACCCTCGCGTGCGCGGCCGGGCTTCCCGACCGGGTGGTGGCGGCCGGTGTCCTGGGTGGCGTGGCCCCCACGCGTGGCGTCGATGCGATCAGCGGCGGTTTGATGAGCCTCGGAGTGTGGGTCGCGCCGCTGCTGCGAGTGGGCGGCAGCCCGCTGCGGCTCGCCGCCAGCCTGCTGATTCGGGCGGCCCGCCCGATCGCCTCGCCGGCGCTCGACGTGTACGGCCTGCTCTCACCCGAGGCTGACCGGCACCTGCTGGCCCGGCCCGAGCTCAAGGCGATGTTTCTCGATGATTTGCTCAATGGCAGCCGCAAGCAGCTGGCCGCGCCGTTCAACGATGTGACCTTGTTTGCTCGCGATTGGGGATTCCGCCTCGAAGAGGTGAAAGTCCCAGTTCGCTGGTGGCACGGAGACCACGACCACATCATCCCGTTCTCCCACGGTGAGCATGTCGTTTCCCGGTTGCCCGACGCCGAGCTGTTTCACTTGCCTGGTGAAAGTCATCTCGCCGGATTGGGCCGCGGCGAGGAGATTCTCGCTACCCTTATGAAGATCTGGGACGAGGAGGACTGA
- the pruA gene encoding L-glutamate gamma-semialdehyde dehydrogenase, with protein sequence MDAITQVPVPANEPVHDYAPQSPERTRLRAELNTLADHPIDLPHVIGGRHRMGDGQPIDVVQPHRHANKLGTLTNANHADAAAAIAAAMAAKNDWAAMPFDERAAVLLRAADLLAGPWREKIAAATMLGQSKSAYQAEIDAPCELIDFWRFNVAFARQIMAQQPISARGEWNRTDYRPLDGFVYAITPFNFTSIAGNLPTAPALMGNTVVWKPSITQTLSAYLLMQLLEAAGLPPGVINMVTGDGFAVSDVALTDPRLAGIHFTGSTATFQHLWQQVGANIGRYLSYPRLVGETGGKDFVVAHASARPDVLCTALIRGAFDYQGQKCSAASRAFIAHSVWQKMGDDFLGTVAGLRYGDITDLSNYGGALIDQRAFVKNVDAIERAKGAAGVTIAVGGEYDDSEGYFVRPTVLLSDDPTDESFATEYFGPLLSVHVYPDGQYERILDVVDTGSRYALTGAVIADDREAVLTAQDRLRFAAGNFYVNDKPTGAVVGRQPFGGSRRSGTNDKAGSPLNLLRWTSARTIKETFVAATDHTYPHMAAD encoded by the coding sequence ATGGACGCGATCACCCAAGTGCCGGTGCCGGCCAACGAGCCGGTCCACGACTATGCGCCACAATCCCCCGAACGGACCCGGTTACGTGCCGAACTGAATACGCTGGCCGACCACCCGATCGACCTCCCGCACGTCATCGGCGGCAGACACCGGATGGGCGACGGCCAGCCGATCGACGTCGTGCAGCCGCACCGGCACGCCAACAAGCTGGGCACCCTGACCAACGCCAACCACGCGGACGCCGCGGCGGCCATCGCGGCGGCCATGGCCGCGAAAAATGACTGGGCGGCAATGCCTTTCGACGAGCGGGCCGCGGTGTTGCTGCGCGCGGCCGATCTGCTGGCCGGACCCTGGCGGGAAAAAATCGCCGCCGCAACGATGCTCGGCCAGTCGAAGTCCGCATACCAGGCCGAGATCGACGCACCCTGCGAGCTGATCGACTTCTGGCGTTTCAACGTCGCATTTGCCCGTCAAATCATGGCGCAGCAACCGATCAGCGCTCGCGGGGAATGGAACCGGACCGACTACCGCCCGCTGGACGGTTTCGTCTATGCGATCACGCCGTTCAACTTCACCTCGATCGCCGGCAACCTTCCGACGGCCCCGGCATTGATGGGCAACACGGTGGTGTGGAAGCCGTCGATCACCCAGACCCTGTCGGCGTATCTGCTCATGCAACTGCTCGAGGCCGCAGGGCTGCCACCTGGGGTGATCAACATGGTCACCGGCGACGGCTTCGCGGTTTCCGATGTGGCACTGACCGATCCGCGGCTGGCTGGCATCCACTTCACCGGGTCGACGGCCACATTTCAGCACCTGTGGCAACAGGTAGGCGCCAACATCGGTCGCTACCTTAGCTACCCGCGTCTGGTCGGCGAGACCGGCGGCAAGGACTTCGTCGTGGCGCACGCCTCGGCGCGCCCGGATGTGCTGTGCACGGCCCTGATTCGCGGGGCCTTCGACTACCAGGGCCAGAAGTGCTCGGCGGCGTCACGGGCTTTCATCGCGCACTCCGTGTGGCAGAAGATGGGAGACGACTTCCTGGGCACGGTCGCCGGGCTGCGCTACGGCGACATCACCGACCTGTCCAACTATGGCGGAGCGCTGATCGACCAGCGGGCCTTCGTCAAGAACGTCGATGCCATCGAACGGGCGAAAGGCGCGGCGGGAGTCACCATCGCGGTCGGTGGCGAATACGACGACAGCGAAGGCTATTTCGTGCGCCCCACCGTGTTGCTGTCGGACGACCCGACCGACGAATCCTTCGCGACCGAGTACTTCGGGCCGCTGCTGTCGGTGCATGTCTACCCCGACGGGCAGTACGAGCGGATCCTCGACGTCGTCGACACCGGATCCCGCTACGCGCTGACGGGCGCGGTCATCGCCGACGACCGCGAGGCCGTGCTGACCGCGCAGGATCGGCTGCGGTTCGCGGCGGGAAACTTCTACGTCAACGACAAGCCGACCGGGGCGGTGGTCGGGCGCCAACCGTTCGGGGGCTCGCGCAGGTCGGGCACCAACGACAAGGCCGGGTCGCCGCTGAACCTGCTGCGCTGGACGTCGGCGCGCACCATCAAGGAGACGTTCGTCGCGGCCACCGACCACACCTACCCGCACATGGCGGCCGACTGA
- a CDS encoding esterase/lipase family protein, whose translation MALYLTDIPRAVAEYGQLVSVLPLRRALPVGDGHPVLVLPGLLAGDGSTWTLRRLLRRLGYRVHGWRLGLNIGPTAKAVAGMDARLEELHARYNTPVSLIGWSLGGIFARALARRHPSAVRQVITLGSPYRMQDHAQSRAGSHFNLFAPLHAERHSLPLASETEPLLVPATSIYSRYDGMVAWQTCIDTPSERAENIAVLSSHIGYGHHPATVWAIADRLAQPLGTWTPFRPPAVLRPLFPRPDYPPCIAHDRNMCVRQT comes from the coding sequence ATGGCTCTCTATCTCACCGACATCCCGCGTGCGGTGGCCGAGTACGGCCAGTTGGTCTCCGTGCTGCCGCTGCGGCGGGCGCTACCGGTCGGCGACGGGCATCCGGTGCTGGTGCTGCCCGGCCTGCTGGCCGGCGACGGCTCTACCTGGACCCTGCGCCGCCTGTTGCGTCGCCTCGGGTATCGGGTGCATGGTTGGCGACTTGGCCTCAATATCGGCCCCACCGCCAAAGCGGTGGCGGGGATGGACGCCCGCCTCGAGGAGCTGCACGCCCGATACAACACCCCGGTCAGCCTGATCGGCTGGAGCCTGGGCGGCATTTTCGCGCGGGCGCTCGCTCGCCGTCATCCGTCGGCGGTGCGTCAGGTCATCACCCTTGGCAGCCCATATCGGATGCAAGACCACGCCCAATCCCGCGCCGGAAGCCATTTCAACCTCTTTGCGCCCCTACATGCTGAGCGGCACAGCTTACCCCTGGCGTCCGAAACCGAACCCCTCCTGGTGCCGGCGACCTCGATCTACTCGCGCTACGACGGCATGGTCGCCTGGCAAACGTGCATCGACACGCCATCGGAGCGTGCGGAGAACATTGCGGTGCTCAGCAGTCACATCGGCTACGGCCACCACCCGGCCACGGTCTGGGCCATCGCGGACCGGCTGGCGCAGCCGCTCGGCACCTGGACCCCGTTCCGGCCGCCGGCAGTGCTGCGGCCGCTGTTCCCAAGACCGGACTACCCGCCGTGCATCGCCCACGACCGGAACATGTGCGTGAGGCAGACGTAG